The Lacipirellula parvula genome window below encodes:
- a CDS encoding PEP-CTERM sorting domain-containing protein has protein sequence MKRMLAASLIACIAISVAQCTRAATVTVDPSASWNGYMNVSELPSNGGAYVFGSSWAPADLVATFAGPVLTLKPNSVNDPATFWYQGGGGPGAPGNKNMAASMYVEQTGTLSGQSVTFVGKVLSNTFTSAHSTVAFIKDFAPNYSSNVAATVALSATGDFSVTLNTINDPTRHIQFGFETTGVNVWSTDVGPFGNMQIVGVPEPATLGIAALGMVGVIAARRHRG, from the coding sequence ATGAAACGAATGTTGGCAGCTTCGCTCATCGCGTGCATCGCGATCAGCGTCGCGCAGTGCACGCGGGCCGCGACCGTCACGGTCGATCCCAGCGCCAGCTGGAACGGCTACATGAACGTATCCGAATTACCCTCGAACGGCGGCGCGTACGTGTTCGGCAGCAGCTGGGCGCCTGCTGACTTGGTCGCGACCTTTGCCGGCCCAGTGCTCACGCTCAAACCAAACTCGGTGAACGACCCCGCGACCTTCTGGTACCAAGGGGGCGGCGGGCCCGGTGCTCCCGGCAACAAGAACATGGCCGCCAGCATGTACGTCGAGCAGACGGGCACGCTCTCCGGTCAGAGCGTCACGTTCGTCGGCAAGGTCCTTAGCAACACGTTTACCAGCGCCCACTCGACGGTCGCCTTCATCAAGGACTTTGCTCCGAACTATTCTTCGAACGTCGCAGCCACCGTTGCGCTGTCGGCGACTGGCGACTTCAGCGTCACGCTGAACACCATCAACGACCCGACGCGCCACATCCAGTTCGGTTTCGAAACCACGGGCGTCAACGTCTGGTCGACCGACGTGGGACCGTTCGGCAACATGCAAATCGTCGGCGTCCCCGAACCGGCAACGCTGGGGATCGCTGCGCTCGGCATGGTAGGCGTCATCGCCGCCCGCCGGCACCGCGGCTAG
- a CDS encoding PTS sugar transporter subunit IIA: MADDSFDIASLAAYLHMMPAQVTRLAERGKLPGRRIGGQWKFTRPEVSQWLEERMGLSGDEELAAMESRLRRDDSHGASVIDLGELLLPETVAVPLAARTRTSVISSMCELAAASGRLWDVERMAEAVSQRESMAPTALENGIALLHPRRPQSSILGEAVIALGITSGGIPFGGGPSGSGLTDIFILIAATSDHEYLRTLARVSRIVNDRDWTATLRSASDAHAARELFLERDAEITG, translated from the coding sequence ATGGCCGACGACTCTTTCGACATCGCGAGCCTGGCGGCATACCTTCACATGATGCCGGCGCAGGTCACCCGGTTGGCCGAACGCGGCAAGCTGCCGGGGCGGCGCATCGGCGGGCAGTGGAAATTCACTCGGCCCGAAGTGAGCCAGTGGCTCGAAGAGCGAATGGGCCTTTCCGGCGACGAAGAACTCGCCGCCATGGAAAGCCGACTCCGCCGCGACGATTCGCATGGCGCCAGCGTCATCGACCTTGGCGAGCTGCTACTGCCAGAAACCGTCGCCGTGCCGCTTGCCGCGCGGACGCGCACTAGCGTCATCAGCAGCATGTGCGAACTCGCCGCCGCGTCGGGTCGCCTGTGGGACGTCGAGCGGATGGCTGAAGCGGTATCGCAACGCGAATCGATGGCGCCGACCGCGCTCGAAAACGGCATCGCCCTGCTCCACCCGCGGCGGCCGCAGTCGTCGATTCTGGGCGAAGCGGTGATCGCACTCGGCATCACCAGCGGCGGCATCCCCTTCGGCGGCGGACCGAGCGGCAGCGGCCTTACCGACATCTTTATTTTGATCGCCGCCACGAGCGATCACGAATATCTCCGCACGCTCGCCCGCGTGAGTCGCATCGTCAACGACCGCGACTGGACGGCGACGCTTCGCAGCGCCTCCGATGCACACGCCGCTCGCGAGTTGTTTCTAGAGCGCGACGCCGAGATCACTGGTTAA
- a CDS encoding class I SAM-dependent methyltransferase produces MSLKSVLRQFRRDRRPQPMRSPVPPAAVALTPLNQPAAPETDYDRDFRAACQALKKFQAPYRLHIGCGKVHFPGWVNVDRDPMSEIVDVSWDLRHSLPIHDGTVEYIFHEHFMEHLTVEEGLALSRECRRMLKPGGILRIGMPDLADVVRQYAENDWRLPWMKKYGYEHIQTRAENINIAFREWEHKWLYDREELHRRLCEAGFETIRDAVRKESTVEALRGLETRDETLLVVEAIK; encoded by the coding sequence ATGTCGCTCAAATCTGTTCTCCGCCAATTCCGTCGCGATCGCCGCCCGCAACCAATGCGCTCGCCAGTGCCGCCTGCTGCCGTCGCGCTGACGCCGCTCAATCAACCCGCCGCGCCGGAAACCGACTACGACCGCGACTTCCGCGCCGCCTGCCAAGCCCTCAAAAAGTTCCAGGCGCCCTACCGCCTCCACATTGGCTGCGGCAAGGTTCACTTCCCCGGATGGGTCAACGTCGACCGCGATCCTATGTCTGAGATCGTCGACGTCTCGTGGGACCTCCGCCATTCGCTGCCAATCCACGACGGCACGGTCGAATACATTTTCCATGAACACTTCATGGAGCATCTCACCGTCGAAGAGGGACTTGCTCTGTCGCGAGAGTGCCGCCGGATGCTCAAGCCGGGCGGCATCCTCCGCATCGGCATGCCCGACCTCGCCGACGTCGTCCGACAATACGCCGAGAACGACTGGCGGCTGCCGTGGATGAAAAAGTACGGCTACGAACACATTCAGACGCGTGCCGAGAATATCAACATCGCGTTCCGCGAATGGGAGCACAAATGGCTCTACGATCGCGAAGAACTCCACCGCCGCCTGTGTGAAGCGGGATTCGAAACAATCCGCGACGCCGTCCGCAAGGAAAGTACCGTCGAAGCGCTCCGCGGCCTCGAAACGCGCGACGAAACGCTGCTAGTCGTCGAAGCGATCAAATAG
- a CDS encoding sulfatase, translated as MLRIFLLLTIAAAICPPALSAAAPPSRPNIVMIVSDDHAWSDYSFMGSRHVHTPNIDRLAAEGLAFPRGYVPSSLCCPSLASVVTGLYPHQHGITGNDPPNKAALPMAQFHQTPEFETGREEMNRLLEAVPTLPRQLGDLGYVSLQTGKWWQGNYKRGGFTAGMTHGSRHGDEGLSIGRKTMEPIYEFIADAREKDQPFFVWYAPMMPHLPHTPPERLLKKYRAIAPSKQVAKYWAMVEWFDETVGSLLSHLDEQGLSDDTIVVYVADNGWITNPETGAAAAKSKQSPYDGGLRTPIILRWPGHIAPEQSDDLAISLDLAPTLLAAAGAKPTAAMPGINLLDKKPRDARTSLQGECFTHDILDLKNPAVSLRYRWIISGHWKLIVPAPQNEPDAKIELYNLQLDPSEEQNLAADHPDVVKQLSTKLDAWWNGEQPATAVE; from the coding sequence ATGCTCCGCATCTTCCTTCTGCTCACGATCGCCGCGGCCATCTGCCCGCCAGCGCTATCTGCCGCCGCTCCACCTAGTCGCCCCAACATCGTGATGATCGTCTCCGACGATCACGCCTGGTCCGACTACTCCTTCATGGGCAGCCGCCATGTTCACACGCCAAACATCGACCGCCTCGCTGCCGAGGGGCTCGCGTTCCCGCGCGGATACGTCCCCTCGAGCCTCTGCTGCCCCAGCCTCGCGTCGGTGGTGACCGGCCTCTACCCGCATCAGCACGGCATCACCGGCAACGATCCGCCGAACAAAGCGGCTCTGCCGATGGCTCAGTTCCATCAGACGCCGGAATTCGAAACTGGCCGCGAGGAAATGAATCGCCTGCTGGAAGCCGTTCCCACGCTGCCCCGACAACTGGGCGACCTCGGCTACGTCTCGCTACAAACCGGCAAGTGGTGGCAAGGCAACTACAAGCGGGGTGGATTCACCGCCGGCATGACGCACGGCAGCCGGCATGGCGACGAGGGCCTCTCGATCGGCCGCAAGACAATGGAGCCGATCTACGAGTTCATCGCCGACGCCCGCGAGAAAGACCAGCCATTCTTCGTCTGGTATGCGCCGATGATGCCGCACCTGCCGCACACGCCACCGGAACGGCTCCTGAAGAAGTATCGCGCCATCGCGCCGTCGAAGCAGGTGGCCAAATATTGGGCGATGGTCGAATGGTTCGACGAAACGGTCGGCAGCTTGCTCTCGCACCTCGACGAGCAAGGGCTCAGCGACGACACGATCGTGGTCTACGTCGCCGACAATGGCTGGATCACTAATCCCGAAACCGGCGCCGCCGCGGCAAAATCCAAACAGTCGCCGTACGACGGCGGCCTGCGAACCCCCATCATCCTGCGCTGGCCCGGCCACATCGCACCGGAACAAAGCGACGATCTCGCCATCTCGCTCGATTTGGCCCCTACGCTGCTAGCCGCCGCCGGCGCCAAGCCGACCGCGGCGATGCCGGGCATCAACCTGCTCGACAAAAAACCCCGCGACGCCCGCACGTCGCTGCAGGGCGAATGCTTCACCCACGACATCCTCGACCTCAAGAATCCCGCTGTGAGCTTGCGCTACCGCTGGATCATCTCCGGCCATTGGAAGCTAATCGTCCCGGCGCCGCAAAACGAGCCGGACGCCAAGATCGAACTCTACAACCTGCAACTCGATCCAAGCGAAGAGCAAAACCTGGCGGCTGACCACCCCGACGTGGTCAAGCAGCTGAGCACGAAACTCGACGCCTGGTGGAATGGCGAGCAGCCCGCCACGGCAGTCGAATAG
- a CDS encoding sulfotransferase domain-containing protein, with protein sequence MSKLSAAWRGATFRYYNAKRLPTVLIIGAQKAGTSALFSYLAQHPRMAPSREKELDFFGSDFMYAKGMDWYFSNWDEKQAHGKLRFEASPQYLAAPVACGRIRESFPKVKLIVTLRDPVERAYSSWRMYRQQLEYDPDFYHRLHRERYAPDQLVNEFPRLDEEFEDFDFAIRREAEFMSRNQHLTCSLLYLGLYAQQLRRYVDAFSSSQLLVLDSEDLKLNRTETLNRVLEFLGMPAWDWSQANLADVFVGKSASQMPPHSRAFLEDFYRESNRQLAEMLPQPPRFVERSLAVRRAAA encoded by the coding sequence ATGAGCAAACTTAGCGCAGCATGGCGTGGAGCGACCTTTCGCTATTACAACGCGAAACGATTGCCCACCGTCCTGATCATCGGGGCCCAGAAAGCTGGCACCTCGGCGCTGTTTAGCTATCTTGCCCAGCACCCCCGCATGGCGCCGTCGCGCGAGAAGGAGCTCGACTTCTTCGGCAGCGACTTCATGTACGCCAAGGGGATGGATTGGTACTTCTCCAACTGGGACGAAAAGCAGGCCCACGGCAAGCTCCGATTCGAGGCCTCGCCGCAATACCTCGCCGCGCCGGTGGCGTGCGGGCGCATTCGCGAGTCGTTCCCCAAGGTAAAGCTCATCGTCACGCTCCGCGATCCGGTGGAGCGGGCGTACTCCTCCTGGCGGATGTATCGCCAGCAACTCGAGTACGATCCCGATTTCTACCATCGCCTGCATCGCGAGCGGTACGCGCCCGATCAGCTGGTAAATGAGTTCCCGCGGCTCGATGAAGAGTTCGAAGACTTCGACTTCGCCATTCGCCGCGAAGCGGAGTTCATGAGCCGCAACCAACATCTGACGTGCAGCCTGCTCTACTTGGGGCTGTACGCTCAACAACTGCGGCGCTATGTCGACGCGTTTTCGTCTTCGCAGCTCTTGGTGCTCGATAGCGAAGATCTCAAGCTCAACCGCACGGAGACCCTCAACCGCGTGCTTGAGTTCCTCGGCATGCCGGCCTGGGATTGGTCGCAGGCAAACTTGGCCGACGTCTTCGTCGGGAAGTCGGCGTCGCAAATGCCGCCGCATTCAAGGGCGTTCTTGGAAGACTTCTACCGCGAATCAAACCGCCAGCTCGCGGAAATGCTGCCCCAGCCGCCTCGCTTCGTCGAGCGTTCGCTTGCCGTCCGCCGGGCCGCCGCCTAA
- a CDS encoding SH3 domain-containing protein, producing the protein MLLSTRPKPTNLLPLGLASLVAFVAACVQPALAADGFPYIAYVTQDDTYVRSGPGGDFYPTSQLKAGYAVEVYRHDGDGWCAIRPVEGSFSLAPAHQLRILDSRTAEVIAPQVPARVGTSLSNDRSAVQVQLEHREMVQLTEQPTPGQPFVKIAPPAGEFRWIAARRLSKSPPTEGAGGNAAWKSSGGASTIEQAQYSEAETTPGANPFAHLDAALGNNGAPSPLPANPSWHPNAVGASTPTASAAGLAKAADEVQIVPGSPAAAQLPATAPVAPGLISHTGLEPLATKQPRIRFEGLSAPTGPFDSRVVEMQLRLSQIVVQPPTAWQLGGLREEAAALLAQGDTPELRDQLRDLLDRIATFENVQTRYRNAGLPATPSALAASPPLPPTTNGAAAQTPQGMTGQSSEVLARIRSDLGADTSITPTPGAAPGATELAATDAKYDAVGTLKPVVSKRAQAPRFALVDDHGDVVTFVTASPDVNLQSYVGKRIGVLGNRGFMPEYRRAHVTASRITPLEERMIR; encoded by the coding sequence ATGCTTCTCTCGACGCGTCCGAAACCGACCAACCTACTTCCACTCGGACTCGCGAGCCTCGTCGCGTTCGTCGCCGCGTGCGTGCAACCAGCGCTGGCTGCCGATGGCTTTCCGTACATCGCCTACGTGACGCAGGACGACACCTACGTCCGCAGTGGACCAGGCGGCGATTTTTACCCGACGAGCCAACTGAAAGCTGGCTACGCCGTGGAGGTCTACCGCCACGACGGCGACGGCTGGTGTGCGATTCGCCCCGTCGAGGGGAGCTTCAGCCTGGCGCCTGCTCATCAGCTCCGCATTCTCGATAGCCGCACCGCCGAGGTGATCGCGCCGCAAGTGCCGGCCCGCGTCGGCACGTCGCTCAGCAACGACCGCAGCGCCGTGCAGGTGCAGCTTGAACATCGCGAGATGGTGCAGCTCACTGAGCAACCAACGCCGGGGCAACCGTTTGTGAAAATCGCGCCCCCCGCGGGCGAGTTCCGCTGGATCGCGGCCCGCCGGCTCTCGAAGTCGCCGCCCACCGAAGGGGCGGGCGGCAACGCCGCTTGGAAAAGCTCCGGCGGTGCGTCGACGATCGAGCAAGCACAATACAGCGAGGCAGAAACGACGCCCGGCGCCAATCCCTTCGCCCATCTCGACGCGGCGCTCGGCAACAACGGCGCTCCGTCGCCGCTACCAGCCAACCCCTCATGGCATCCCAACGCGGTCGGCGCCTCGACGCCGACCGCTAGCGCCGCGGGCCTCGCCAAAGCGGCCGATGAAGTCCAAATCGTCCCCGGCTCGCCCGCCGCGGCGCAACTTCCGGCCACGGCGCCGGTCGCCCCGGGCTTAATTTCTCACACGGGGCTCGAGCCGCTCGCCACCAAGCAACCTCGCATCCGCTTCGAAGGGCTCTCGGCGCCGACTGGTCCGTTCGATTCGCGCGTCGTTGAGATGCAGCTCCGCCTGTCGCAAATCGTCGTTCAGCCGCCAACGGCCTGGCAGCTCGGCGGCTTGCGCGAAGAGGCGGCCGCGCTGCTGGCGCAAGGCGACACGCCGGAACTACGCGACCAGCTGCGCGACCTGCTCGACCGCATCGCCACGTTTGAAAACGTACAAACTCGCTACCGCAACGCCGGCCTGCCGGCAACGCCCAGCGCCCTGGCCGCCAGCCCGCCGCTGCCGCCGACCACAAACGGCGCCGCAGCGCAAACGCCCCAAGGCATGACGGGCCAGTCGAGCGAAGTGCTGGCGCGCATCCGCAGCGACCTCGGCGCCGATACCTCGATCACCCCCACTCCCGGCGCCGCTCCGGGTGCGACGGAACTCGCCGCCACCGACGCCAAATATGACGCCGTCGGCACGCTCAAGCCAGTCGTCTCGAAACGGGCCCAAGCCCCGCGGTTTGCCCTCGTCGACGACCACGGCGACGTCGTCACCTTCGTCACCGCGTCGCCCGACGTGAATCTCCAGTCGTACGTCGGCAAGCGGATTGGCGTGCTCGGCAACCGCGGCTTCATGCCCGAGTATCGCCGAGCCCACGTCACCGCCAGCCGCATTACCCCCCTCGAAGAGCGGATGATTCGCTAA